The Sagittula sp. P11 genome window below encodes:
- a CDS encoding ParB/RepB/Spo0J family partition protein: MAKRLEGVTRLKIADIEVSGRLRPASEAGVAALVTSYAEVGPLHPVHVRKMPKQRWRLMTGLHRLTAHREMGWDEIDVVAWQCNDAYATMMEIDDNLAGSELSILDTAVFLAARKETYETLHPETKATTGADLAAKRWDASDSVSLASFTATTAEKIGKSKRQVERLVRAGFAVRGHAHQLRKAPRPVSLADMMQIAKIDEVTERYFVIEQLETGAAPSAAVARKKFGSQNGKERAPLDATDAAFSRLLDAWTRAPKAARRRFIEERGGEVQQLLDDMTGVSDLGDAA, encoded by the coding sequence ATGGCTAAACGGTTGGAAGGCGTAACGCGGCTGAAGATCGCGGACATTGAAGTTTCGGGCCGACTGCGCCCTGCATCCGAGGCTGGCGTGGCCGCGCTGGTGACGTCCTATGCCGAAGTCGGCCCGCTGCACCCGGTGCATGTCCGAAAGATGCCGAAGCAGCGCTGGCGGCTGATGACGGGCCTGCACCGGCTGACCGCGCATCGCGAAATGGGCTGGGACGAGATCGACGTGGTGGCGTGGCAATGCAATGACGCCTACGCGACCATGATGGAGATCGACGACAACCTCGCGGGATCCGAACTGAGCATCCTCGACACCGCTGTCTTCCTCGCCGCCCGGAAAGAGACCTACGAGACACTTCACCCGGAGACAAAGGCGACGACCGGCGCCGACTTGGCGGCGAAACGCTGGGATGCGAGCGACAGCGTGTCGCTCGCATCGTTCACGGCGACAACGGCCGAGAAGATCGGGAAGTCGAAGCGACAGGTCGAGCGGCTTGTCCGTGCTGGCTTCGCGGTCAGAGGCCATGCCCACCAGCTCCGCAAGGCCCCCCGCCCGGTCTCTTTGGCCGACATGATGCAGATCGCGAAGATCGACGAAGTGACGGAGCGCTACTTCGTCATCGAGCAATTGGAGACCGGAGCGGCCCCTAGTGCCGCAGTCGCACGCAAGAAGTTCGGATCGCAGAATGGCAAGGAACGGGCGCCACTGGACGCAACCGACGCCGCCTTCAGCCGCCTCCTGGACGCATGGACGCGGGCACCGAAAGCGGCTCGGCGCCGCTTCATTGAAGAGCGCGGCGGCGAGGTGCAGCAACTCCTCGACGACATGACCGGCGTTTCCGATCTCGGAGACGCCGCATGA
- a CDS encoding helix-turn-helix transcriptional regulator, whose product MTGKIDWERRRVNLRILMAAQGTNATKVARAAGLSPNTLSQFTSGRTSYLSEKTLSKVLPLLGLSATEDLDTDNPLRDPRVAIRRFLDVIPDADLEELRLVLERKYPDLLKR is encoded by the coding sequence ATGACTGGCAAAATCGACTGGGAACGGCGCAGGGTTAACCTTCGTATTCTCATGGCGGCGCAGGGTACGAACGCAACGAAGGTCGCACGAGCGGCCGGACTAAGCCCGAACACCCTGTCTCAGTTCACGAGCGGCAGAACGTCTTACCTGTCGGAGAAGACCCTTTCGAAGGTACTTCCTCTCCTCGGCCTGTCGGCGACAGAGGATCTCGATACGGACAACCCGCTCCGAGATCCGCGTGTCGCGATTCGCCGTTTCCTGGACGTTATCCCGGACGCCGATCTCGAAGAGCTTCGGCTTGTTCTAGAAAGAAAGTATCCCGATCTGCTGAAGCGCTGA
- a CDS encoding autoinducer binding domain-containing protein, producing MRTNSEQVQFDTFGYVTFCHAAFVQTDANSTFSSGWEDIYFRERYHLVDPVIGFGQANFGRSAATVLDPAQMAGALFEEARAHSADSNVAMVSHFGGSTRIFGGVNHDLDARALPVALESLQADHRRDLAAGLRRLSDMQLDLLDLAEEGHSDKVIANELGVSHSLIAQRKRAICETMGMTCWRGVVQLYTLDKWHGIVPGEGFGQ from the coding sequence ATGCGAACTAACTCCGAACAAGTGCAATTCGATACTTTCGGATATGTCACTTTCTGCCACGCGGCATTCGTACAAACGGACGCTAATTCAACCTTTTCGAGCGGCTGGGAGGATATCTACTTCCGCGAGCGCTATCACTTGGTCGACCCTGTTATCGGATTCGGGCAAGCCAACTTCGGCCGGTCTGCGGCCACTGTCCTTGACCCTGCTCAAATGGCCGGTGCCTTGTTCGAAGAAGCTCGTGCGCATAGCGCGGACAGCAACGTCGCAATGGTCAGCCACTTTGGCGGGTCCACCCGGATCTTCGGGGGCGTGAACCACGACCTTGACGCCCGTGCGCTGCCTGTCGCGCTCGAAAGCCTGCAAGCCGATCACCGGCGGGATCTTGCGGCTGGCCTCCGGCGCCTGTCAGACATGCAGCTCGACCTCCTCGATCTCGCCGAGGAAGGGCACAGCGACAAGGTCATCGCGAACGAACTTGGCGTCAGCCATTCGCTCATTGCGCAGAGGAAACGCGCGATCTGCGAGACGATGGGGATGACTTGCTGGCGGGGCGTCGTCCAGCTCTACACGCTCGACAAATGGCATGGCATCGTTCCGGGGGAGGGCTTCGGCCAATGA
- a CDS encoding acyl-homoserine-lactone synthase, translated as MNPRSPYDIALVDITAPDLDHDLYWQCLSLRREVFISTMGWNLFQRDGCEFDAYDTPASVHLAALDGGRVEACMRLMRTDNDQGGVTYMILDAHLGRIPNLPTGLLDQVIATPFAWEASRLAISSRVPVPTRNAVVVDLIGEGTRYAAARGAGTLLGLMKPAFERVLRRAGFDVYRAGPILDQRDGRICVLRLDFEPSQSLRVA; from the coding sequence ATGAACCCGCGTTCCCCCTATGACATCGCGCTTGTCGACATCACGGCGCCTGACCTCGACCACGACCTCTATTGGCAGTGCCTGTCTCTCCGGCGTGAAGTCTTCATTTCGACGATGGGTTGGAACCTGTTTCAACGTGACGGTTGCGAGTTCGATGCCTACGACACGCCTGCCTCGGTGCATCTGGCGGCGCTCGACGGCGGCCGTGTCGAGGCGTGCATGCGTTTGATGCGGACTGACAACGATCAGGGCGGCGTCACCTACATGATCCTGGACGCCCACTTGGGGCGCATCCCGAACTTGCCGACAGGGCTGCTAGACCAGGTCATCGCAACGCCCTTCGCTTGGGAGGCCTCACGCCTTGCGATCTCCTCGCGCGTCCCAGTGCCGACCAGAAACGCCGTAGTCGTCGACTTGATCGGCGAGGGCACCCGGTATGCAGCCGCTAGGGGCGCCGGAACGCTGCTCGGCTTGATGAAGCCAGCATTCGAGCGCGTCCTGCGGCGCGCCGGTTTCGACGTCTACCGTGCCGGTCCGATCCTTGACCAGCGGGACGGCAGGATCTGCGTCCTGCGCTTGGACTTCGAACCGTCTCAATCACTTCGCGTGGCCTGA
- a CDS encoding DUF3800 domain-containing protein, which yields MSNASEPYEYVLYIDEAGDDGLKRVKPIDPNGGSEWLCIGAVLIRSEHEAETVSWVKDIRTDINATQGPALHYRDLSPTKRSRACTLLAERPCRFFAVASNKKNMRGYSNTRAAKRGGKQWYYNYCVRLLMERVTDFCLRDSTRRFGRPKYVKVIFSARGGHSYSQTKAYWELLKAQSVGGSTYLNKREIAHQVLRFGLVEYVPHYSVAGLQLADVVASSVYQAADALGPKWSLEPAMALEPRMGREAGVIADYGLVLQPSPPWKAKLTDDQKLVFKHYGYRF from the coding sequence ATGTCAAACGCTTCTGAACCATATGAATACGTGCTGTACATCGACGAGGCCGGAGATGACGGCCTCAAGAGAGTAAAGCCGATTGATCCGAATGGCGGAAGTGAGTGGCTGTGTATCGGGGCGGTCCTAATACGCTCGGAACATGAGGCCGAAACCGTATCTTGGGTGAAGGATATTCGAACAGATATCAATGCGACGCAAGGCCCGGCTCTGCATTACCGTGATCTGTCACCAACGAAAAGGAGCCGCGCTTGCACGCTGCTAGCCGAGCGGCCGTGCAGGTTCTTTGCTGTCGCGTCGAACAAAAAAAACATGCGTGGGTACAGCAACACCAGGGCCGCCAAGCGAGGCGGGAAGCAATGGTATTACAATTATTGTGTTCGCTTGTTGATGGAGCGCGTCACCGATTTTTGCTTGCGTGATAGTACAAGGCGGTTTGGAAGACCGAAATATGTAAAGGTGATTTTCAGCGCTAGGGGTGGTCACTCCTACAGCCAGACAAAAGCATATTGGGAGTTGCTGAAAGCACAGTCTGTTGGAGGATCGACATACTTAAACAAGCGCGAAATTGCGCACCAAGTTTTGAGATTCGGCTTGGTTGAATACGTGCCCCACTACAGTGTTGCAGGGCTTCAACTCGCGGATGTGGTGGCAAGCTCTGTTTATCAGGCTGCAGACGCACTTGGCCCGAAATGGTCGCTGGAGCCCGCAATGGCACTTGAGCCAAGGATGGGACGAGAAGCTGGCGTCATAGCCGACTATGGCCTTGTCTTGCAGCCGTCGCCACCTTGGAAAGCGAAGTTAACCGACGACCAGAAATTAGTTTTTAAACACTACGGCTATCGGTTCTAG
- a CDS encoding plasmid pRiA4b ORF-3 family protein, which produces MTLIARLRIILNDVEPMPMRHIEVPLKIRLDRLHEVIQAAMGWTDTHLYEFRVGDAGWGMPDPDGFYDGPMDAKKMTLEKLLDQTATRTIQYVYDFGDDWDHSIRIERVGEATQGVTYPRLLKAAGACPPEDVGGAWGYEEFLEALADPDHEQHEDMVHWSGGDFDAEDAGAGTIIERFERLAKKWAPRPRKPKTTI; this is translated from the coding sequence ATGACCCTGATCGCCCGCCTCCGGATCATCTTGAACGACGTCGAGCCAATGCCGATGCGCCACATCGAGGTGCCGCTGAAGATCAGGCTCGACCGGCTGCATGAGGTCATCCAAGCGGCCATGGGCTGGACCGACACCCATCTCTACGAGTTCCGGGTGGGGGATGCCGGTTGGGGCATGCCCGACCCGGACGGGTTCTACGACGGCCCCATGGACGCGAAGAAAATGACTTTGGAAAAGCTGCTCGACCAGACCGCCACCAGGACGATCCAGTATGTCTACGACTTCGGTGATGACTGGGACCACAGCATCCGGATCGAGCGGGTGGGCGAGGCCACTCAGGGCGTGACCTATCCGCGGCTTCTGAAGGCCGCGGGGGCCTGTCCACCGGAGGACGTCGGCGGCGCCTGGGGCTACGAAGAGTTCCTCGAAGCCCTCGCCGATCCCGATCACGAGCAGCACGAGGACATGGTCCACTGGTCGGGCGGGGACTTCGACGCCGAGGATGCCGGGGCCGGCACCATCATCGAACGCTTCGAGCGGCTGGCGAAGAAATGGGCCCCGCGGCCTCGCAAACCCAAAACTACGATCTGA
- the tnpC gene encoding IS66 family transposase → MSDAASEITRLRAALAASEARAEAAESELAQTRAVVSTSEAMIRHLRLEIAKLRREQYGHSSERRARLIDQMELQLEELEAAATEDEIAAEKVVKTTSVAGFERRRPARKPFPEHLPRERVVISAPTACSCCGSDRIVKMGEDITETLEVIPRQWKVIQTVREKFTCRACEKISQPPAPFHPTPRGWAGPNLLAMILFEKFGQHQPLNRQVERYAKEGVEVSLSTLADQVGACTVALEPIHALIRAHVLAAERLHGDDTTVPLLARGGTKTARLWTYVRDDRPFAGGAPPAALFYFSRDREMAHPNRHLAGWRGILQADAYGGYNDLYRGDRDPGPAGSALCWSHARRKFFELADIKGNVRKGKSAHDISPVALEAVARIDAIFDIERQINGHDATFRLEARHRLSCPLVEALHAWLRAEQGTMSKHNPVAKAINYMFKKDRWEAFTRFLEDGRVCLTNNAAERALRGVALGRKSWLFAGSERGGDRAAFMYSLIVTAKMNDVDPQAWLGDVLARLPGTTASRVPDLLPWNWSPTRQRIAA, encoded by the coding sequence ATGTCAGATGCCGCTTCCGAGATCACCAGATTGCGCGCCGCGCTTGCGGCCTCGGAGGCCCGTGCCGAGGCCGCAGAGAGCGAGCTGGCGCAGACCCGGGCGGTGGTCTCGACCTCGGAAGCGATGATCAGGCATCTCCGGCTTGAGATCGCCAAGCTCCGGCGCGAGCAATATGGCCACAGCTCCGAGCGCCGCGCCCGCCTGATCGACCAGATGGAATTGCAGCTTGAGGAACTCGAGGCCGCAGCCACTGAAGACGAGATCGCCGCCGAGAAGGTAGTGAAGACCACGTCCGTCGCGGGGTTCGAGCGTCGCCGCCCGGCCCGCAAACCCTTCCCGGAGCATCTGCCGCGCGAGCGCGTGGTGATTTCGGCGCCCACGGCCTGTTCCTGCTGTGGCTCGGATCGCATCGTGAAGATGGGCGAGGATATCACCGAGACGCTGGAGGTCATTCCCCGGCAGTGGAAGGTGATCCAGACGGTCCGCGAGAAGTTCACCTGCCGGGCATGCGAGAAGATCAGCCAGCCGCCAGCGCCGTTCCATCCCACGCCCCGTGGCTGGGCTGGGCCCAACCTGCTGGCGATGATCCTGTTCGAGAAGTTCGGCCAGCATCAGCCGCTGAACAGGCAAGTCGAGCGCTACGCCAAGGAAGGTGTCGAGGTCAGCCTGTCCACCCTGGCTGACCAGGTCGGCGCCTGCACCGTTGCGCTGGAGCCGATTCATGCGCTGATCAGGGCCCATGTCCTGGCCGCCGAGCGGCTGCACGGCGACGACACCACGGTGCCGCTCTTGGCCCGGGGCGGCACGAAGACCGCGCGGCTCTGGACCTATGTCCGCGACGACCGGCCCTTCGCGGGCGGTGCGCCGCCGGCCGCGCTGTTCTACTTCTCGCGCGATCGGGAGATGGCTCACCCGAACCGGCATCTCGCCGGGTGGCGGGGCATCCTTCAAGCCGATGCCTATGGCGGTTACAACGACCTCTATCGCGGCGATCGTGATCCCGGTCCGGCCGGAAGCGCGCTCTGCTGGAGCCATGCCCGGCGGAAGTTCTTCGAGCTTGCCGACATCAAGGGCAATGTCCGCAAGGGCAAGTCCGCCCACGATATATCTCCTGTCGCACTGGAGGCGGTGGCAAGGATCGATGCGATCTTCGACATCGAACGCCAGATCAACGGCCATGATGCCACGTTCCGGCTCGAGGCCAGGCACCGGTTGTCCTGTCCCTTGGTTGAGGCATTGCACGCTTGGCTGCGCGCCGAGCAGGGCACGATGTCGAAGCACAATCCTGTCGCCAAGGCGATCAATTACATGTTCAAGAAAGACCGATGGGAGGCCTTCACGCGCTTCCTCGAGGATGGGCGGGTCTGCTTGACGAACAACGCGGCCGAGAGAGCACTCCGCGGTGTGGCCCTTGGCCGGAAGTCATGGCTCTTCGCCGGCTCCGAGCGCGGCGGTGACCGCGCCGCCTTCATGTATTCGCTGATCGTCACTGCGAAGATGAACGATGTCGACCCTCAGGCCTGGCTCGGCGACGTCCTCGCCCGGCTGCCTGGCACGACAGCCTCCCGGGTGCCGGATCTCCTGCCTTGGAATTGGTCCCCGACACGGCAAAGGATCGCCGCATGA
- the tnpB gene encoding IS66 family insertion sequence element accessory protein TnpB (TnpB, as the term is used for proteins encoded by IS66 family insertion elements, is considered an accessory protein, since TnpC, encoded by a neighboring gene, is a DDE family transposase.) — protein MIAFPAGVRVWIAGGVTDMRRGMNTLALTVQQGLGRDPHAGEIFCFRGRKGDLVKLLWYDGVGMSLYTKRLEAGKFIWPTSGSGEAVQISAAQLGYLLEGIDWRNPRWTQRPAKAG, from the coding sequence ATGATCGCCTTCCCGGCGGGGGTGCGCGTATGGATTGCCGGTGGGGTCACCGACATGCGGCGAGGGATGAACACCTTGGCGCTGACAGTGCAGCAGGGTTTGGGACGTGATCCGCATGCGGGCGAGATTTTCTGCTTCCGCGGGCGCAAGGGCGACCTGGTAAAGTTGCTTTGGTACGACGGTGTCGGCATGTCGCTTTATACCAAGCGGTTGGAGGCCGGGAAGTTCATCTGGCCGACCAGCGGAAGTGGTGAAGCGGTGCAGATATCCGCAGCCCAGCTCGGCTATCTCTTGGAGGGGATCGACTGGCGCAATCCGCGCTGGACGCAACGCCCTGCAAAGGCGGGATAA
- the tnpA gene encoding IS66-like element accessory protein TnpA yields the protein MADHKFRPEIEVLSAADAPRRRHWSDGDKIAIVKESFLGHRQVTATARRHGVSRSLLTIWRRQYRAGELGAETPPSFIPLAVSPPMAPPTVPATAREAPRSTPDVQLEIVLRNGRRLLVPSSVEPEVLARLLPALESR from the coding sequence ATGGCCGACCATAAGTTCAGACCCGAGATTGAAGTCCTCTCTGCCGCGGATGCGCCGCGCCGTCGTCACTGGAGCGATGGCGACAAGATCGCGATCGTGAAGGAGAGCTTCCTGGGGCATCGCCAGGTGACAGCCACGGCGCGGCGGCATGGCGTATCTCGCTCTCTGCTGACGATATGGCGGCGCCAGTATCGCGCTGGCGAACTTGGCGCCGAGACACCGCCTTCCTTCATCCCGCTGGCTGTTTCGCCGCCCATGGCACCTCCGACCGTGCCCGCGACCGCACGGGAGGCGCCACGCAGCACGCCTGATGTCCAGCTCGAGATCGTGCTGAGGAACGGGCGACGGCTTCTCGTCCCTTCGTCGGTGGAGCCAGAGGTTTTGGCGCGGCTGCTGCCGGCCCTGGAAAGCCGATGA
- a CDS encoding LysR substrate-binding domain-containing protein — protein sequence MSRLPPLRLLIAFDAVHRLGSMRLASAELNVTRPAVSQSIRALEDWLGAPLFDRSVKPARPTDAGERLARATQSGLGQIASAIEDIRASAGHADRHITVSCTIGMATYWLMPRLSAFYARVPDAMVSVQAPPSDMPAFSAGIDVALRFGPGPWQESDTVRVFEECACPVGQPERIKALNGDLAALSTQPLIHVRTPAANGWPGWKEYLAAKGLRNPIGPTLTFDNYVQATQAALDGKGILLGWRSINAGILSEGRLAAIEQGIHKFGSSYWASAIATPNPRPLVREFLDWIRDAGSDFDRSGGMMS from the coding sequence ATGTCACGCCTGCCTCCCCTGCGCCTTCTGATAGCCTTCGACGCCGTTCACCGGCTGGGCTCCATGCGGCTCGCCTCGGCCGAGTTGAACGTGACGCGCCCCGCGGTCAGCCAGTCGATCCGCGCGCTGGAGGATTGGCTGGGCGCGCCGCTGTTCGACCGCAGCGTGAAACCCGCGCGCCCGACCGACGCGGGCGAGCGTCTGGCACGCGCCACGCAGAGCGGCCTTGGTCAGATCGCGTCAGCCATCGAAGACATCCGTGCCAGCGCAGGCCACGCCGACCGCCATATCACCGTGTCCTGCACCATCGGGATGGCGACCTATTGGCTGATGCCGCGCCTGTCGGCCTTCTACGCGCGTGTCCCCGATGCAATGGTAAGCGTTCAGGCCCCGCCTTCGGACATGCCGGCCTTCTCGGCGGGGATCGATGTCGCCCTGCGCTTCGGCCCCGGACCATGGCAGGAGAGCGATACCGTCAGGGTCTTCGAGGAATGCGCCTGTCCGGTGGGCCAGCCAGAGCGGATCAAGGCGCTGAATGGCGATCTTGCGGCGCTCAGCACACAACCCCTCATCCACGTCCGGACGCCCGCTGCCAACGGCTGGCCCGGCTGGAAGGAGTATCTCGCCGCAAAGGGACTGAGAAACCCGATCGGTCCGACGCTGACCTTCGACAATTACGTTCAGGCCACCCAGGCGGCACTGGACGGAAAAGGCATCCTGCTCGGCTGGCGGTCGATCAATGCCGGCATACTCTCCGAGGGGCGTCTGGCGGCCATCGAGCAGGGCATTCACAAGTTCGGGTCAAGCTACTGGGCATCCGCCATTGCAACGCCCAATCCCAGACCTCTGGTTCGGGAGTTTCTCGACTGGATCAGGGACGCGGGGTCCGACTTCGACAGGTCCGGCGGAATGATGTCGTAG
- a CDS encoding TauD/TfdA family dioxygenase, translating to MTPTRSDTVTLGEKGLNVPLSRGDAYFNYYWLRDNDPTSFNAETRERSFDIFHLDTAPVARAAHVDGETLVIDWATEDHTTRMPVAWLEEHAGGERRRDPADLPRRPWFGDHYPDVARFTHAELKADPGKRRAWLEAMIVEGVSVVTEMPDSDAALTELAELQGQVRPTFFGTYFDVRTHINPTNTAYTASALELHTDVPAEEHAPGIQFLHMRANTVEGGRNLFGDGVAAANDFRRIDPEGFRLMVETDVPFYCEHDDYDMRSWQRIIELDQYGEVSGLTISQHMLDLMDLPQAFLDDWYPAFCRFGKLLQDDKYIMRFTLKAGECIVFDNHRIVHGRAAYTASSGDRYLRGCYTDRAEMRSTYRALVSTGRFKS from the coding sequence ATGACACCAACAAGATCCGATACTGTCACTCTTGGTGAGAAAGGGCTGAACGTCCCGCTGTCGCGCGGCGACGCCTATTTCAACTACTACTGGCTGCGCGACAACGACCCGACCAGCTTCAACGCGGAGACCCGCGAACGGTCGTTCGACATCTTTCACCTCGACACCGCGCCGGTCGCGCGCGCGGCGCATGTCGACGGCGAGACCCTGGTGATCGACTGGGCGACCGAAGACCACACCACGCGCATGCCCGTCGCATGGCTGGAGGAGCATGCTGGCGGTGAACGTCGCCGCGACCCCGCCGATCTGCCGCGGCGGCCCTGGTTCGGCGACCACTACCCGGACGTCGCCCGCTTTACCCATGCCGAGCTGAAGGCCGACCCCGGGAAGCGCCGCGCCTGGCTGGAGGCGATGATCGTCGAGGGCGTCTCTGTCGTGACCGAGATGCCGGATAGCGACGCGGCCCTGACCGAGCTGGCCGAGTTGCAGGGGCAGGTCCGCCCGACGTTCTTCGGCACGTATTTCGACGTGAGGACGCATATCAACCCGACGAACACCGCCTATACGGCCTCGGCGCTGGAACTCCACACCGACGTGCCCGCCGAGGAACATGCACCCGGCATCCAGTTCCTGCACATGCGGGCCAACACGGTCGAAGGCGGACGAAACCTCTTTGGCGACGGTGTCGCGGCCGCCAACGATTTCCGTCGCATCGACCCCGAGGGCTTTCGCCTGATGGTCGAGACCGATGTGCCGTTCTATTGCGAGCACGACGATTACGACATGCGCTCCTGGCAGCGCATCATCGAACTCGACCAATACGGCGAAGTCTCGGGTCTGACCATCAGCCAGCACATGCTGGACCTGATGGATCTGCCGCAGGCGTTCCTGGATGACTGGTACCCGGCCTTCTGCCGCTTCGGCAAGCTGTTGCAGGACGACAAGTACATCATGCGCTTCACGCTGAAGGCGGGCGAATGCATCGTCTTCGACAACCACCGGATCGTTCACGGCCGTGCCGCCTATACCGCGTCCAGTGGCGACCGCTACCTGCGCGGCTGCTACACCGACCGGGCCGAAATGCGGTCCACCTATCGCGCGCTGGTCAGCACGGGGCGGTTCAAGTCATGA
- a CDS encoding class II aldolase/adducin family protein encodes MNMVPRNTVADSALLREDLAAAFRLCHRFGWSESVGNHFSAAISEDGRRFLLNRCWQHFATITPGDLLELDLDAPPDMDGPDAPDRSAWAVHGTLHRDAPQARVVLHCHAPYATALACLRDPTLLPIDNNTARFFGRVGYDLEFGGISDSEEEGAHLVKALGDKSVLVMGNHGVSIMGDTVADAFEDLYFFEKAAQTLILAKSTGDALAVLSDDVARNTAEGWLAYRGMAQRHFDYLKSTLDQEDAGWRV; translated from the coding sequence ATGAACATGGTCCCCCGCAACACTGTCGCGGACTCTGCGCTCCTGCGGGAGGACCTCGCCGCTGCCTTCCGCCTCTGCCACCGTTTCGGGTGGAGCGAATCCGTCGGAAATCATTTCAGTGCGGCCATCTCCGAGGATGGCCGCCGCTTCCTGCTGAACCGCTGCTGGCAGCATTTCGCGACCATCACGCCCGGCGATCTGCTCGAGCTCGACCTCGACGCGCCGCCCGATATGGACGGACCGGACGCGCCGGACCGGTCCGCCTGGGCTGTACATGGCACGCTGCACCGCGATGCGCCGCAGGCGCGCGTCGTGCTGCATTGTCACGCGCCCTATGCCACGGCGCTCGCCTGCCTGAGGGACCCGACGCTGCTGCCCATCGACAACAACACCGCGCGATTCTTCGGACGCGTGGGTTACGATCTGGAATTCGGCGGCATCTCGGACAGCGAGGAAGAGGGGGCGCACCTTGTGAAGGCCCTCGGTGACAAGAGCGTGCTGGTCATGGGCAACCACGGCGTCAGCATCATGGGCGATACCGTCGCGGATGCGTTCGAGGATCTCTATTTCTTCGAGAAGGCCGCGCAGACGCTGATCCTGGCCAAGTCCACCGGCGATGCGCTCGCGGTGCTCAGCGACGATGTGGCGCGCAACACGGCAGAGGGCTGGCTGGCTTATCGCGGCATGGCGCAGCGCCATTTCGACTACCTGAAGTCCACACTCGACCAAGAGGATGCGGGCTGGCGCGTGTGA
- a CDS encoding OmpA family protein, which produces MTPRIFALAALFGAPLAAPALAQSTVTLDSFSLDPAPQAQPDTAPSAEMRDCLLDQSGCTSDEFSGSATFTLDDVVNLGVIDRTEVPQNAAAGGTGGSTAAPAPLPSIDLEILFAYNSDDLTPEAMGKLSSLADALRDPRLSDARLIFIGHTDGVGSAAYNMDLSRRRAEAVARFVQGTMGLPPSRIRAEGVGFSRLKNSFDPAAAQNRRVQLVLVPGA; this is translated from the coding sequence ATGACCCCCCGCATTTTCGCCCTTGCCGCCCTTTTCGGCGCCCCGCTCGCCGCCCCGGCCCTCGCCCAGTCGACCGTGACCCTCGACAGCTTCTCGCTCGACCCGGCGCCGCAGGCCCAGCCCGACACTGCCCCCAGCGCCGAGATGCGCGACTGCCTGCTCGACCAGTCCGGATGCACCAGCGACGAATTCTCCGGCTCCGCCACCTTCACCCTCGACGACGTGGTGAACCTCGGCGTGATCGACCGGACGGAGGTCCCGCAGAACGCCGCCGCGGGCGGCACCGGCGGCAGCACCGCCGCCCCGGCGCCCCTGCCCTCCATCGACCTCGAGATCCTCTTCGCCTACAACTCCGACGACCTGACGCCGGAGGCGATGGGCAAGCTCTCCAGCCTCGCCGACGCGCTGCGCGATCCGCGCCTTTCCGACGCGCGGCTGATCTTCATCGGCCACACCGACGGCGTGGGCTCCGCCGCCTACAACATGGACCTCTCCCGCCGCCGGGCAGAGGCCGTGGCCCGCTTCGTGCAGGGCACCATGGGCCTGCCGCCCTCGCGCATCCGCGCCGAAGGGGTGGGCTTCTCCCGGCTGAAGAACAGCTTCGACCCCGCCGCCGCGCAGAACCGCCGGGTGCAACTGGTGCTGGTGCCGGGCGCCTGA